The following are from one region of the Aspergillus chevalieri M1 DNA, chromosome 1, nearly complete sequence genome:
- a CDS encoding DUF4470 domain-containing protein (COG:S;~EggNog:ENOG410PFEH;~InterPro:IPR027974;~PFAM:PF14737), whose amino-acid sequence MMVTPTHLLTDTFFYAIGNTPAVNLTSSVPPDQDADILLLGCGDVRNILFSIYMGMGNGRRIDFTCCDIQPEIIARNIILFTLILDDTGGDNVERIWNIYYHVIVDDASLNTLRKQASKLLKEAATATEWNKTRYGAILRFCDSYTFSQVLKLWKFYALQPSHGQSFKKQQEKLRNSTKKANEIQRDIVGDKLVYTGLLSAAPQMNFVAMKDVANSYKTFWRTGSSKLNQARTRANRNPMFGTTDSRHILHYGTDPVIGYHLSTAYAELSEDSPLKTDASKAKKMGTCFSMAFEQFRAFTKALRKSASYLTLRFVITDAMALCHTFQHMQIHESSNSAGWYRSFRTWQPLVLDNRDYFAEGTNTVAPLSFDVIDTSNLMDHLGCLNLLTAAGALLKQIPTSTLSTEVLVPREVNMDEFKKNLLFGDIPTVALLLSLNPVENWTGATSRAGSPTRQSQFILHWKSTAIYDKETANPSLSFESKELAGFLFQVYKRMFSNENPTGWLSGIQDRLQRQAYAHYTRSSFVAILSLIRRRNMVVWDDFMRELYNLILNDPSIKFGASYVAEMIAYLDVLGLRPMPDTELPSRLAVNSPQCPLQHWEHVPSSLCVTMIIPREKLRLFERASSKGGPVVQMVLRDMEMDVQSFYLNIQAGFGHLRVLGERYSEDLALEIEEDRRNWDGTAPMIVSAVVPSWVVLQKVDLSTEVIFALNQSLYSFAAFGNKLGLELAISKSTLASEDVYITKNRPNMSTHVSFSGISSSPSVEDVKHFSTTSSESDKEETQTQFHARLTTDQSKLESIMAHIDILPGQLQNVLQSGAGVKAIQSSLFEVSISFDTGTLIKKVQFPTPISMNGSKTLVAQKPSYVEFIAPVPPQKEISDRPDSLYPMVHGRTFVELRTPHYVSLDRLPILSRMNAAGMSWLLPHLSSMFSLSGHDTQETQVKSGSKSGDVRVNFKDSLLALFSCSTGMNGVRRHDVLALNSPEEGGVHMLIFVSSLRLDMSCQHVVLDVAVLPLSLDTIPKMVPLLNTVKQRGFLSITVDKSELLQWKHALPAMVERCRDWNHKPSCEYLTSGKIPVSVEFGQQPLCSCGKGRFPRSYKTALPGIWKEMSKHAVRAAIAPVFPYPSLSTNSSSTNQMNRVRGKFQGLLMALLKRLRR is encoded by the exons ATGATGGTCACACCCACGCATCTGCTGACAGACACCTTTTTCTATGCTATTGGAAATACTCCTGCCGTCAATCTCACTAGCTCAGTGCCTCCTGATCAAGATGCAGATATATTGCTTCTGGGATGTGGTGATGTGCGGAATATCCTCTTCTCTATTTATATGGGCATGGGGAACG GTCGCAGGATTGATTTTACGTGTTGTGATATTCAGCCTGAAATCATAG CTCGAAATATCATACTTTTCACACTAATACTTGATGATACTGGAGGCGACAATGTTGAGCGGATATGGAACATCTATTACCATGTTATTGTTGATGATGCTTCCTTAAATACCCTTCGGAAGCAAGCCTCAAAACTTCTCAAGGAAGCAGCCACAGCTACAGAATGGAACAAGACAAGGTATGGCGCTATTCTTCGATTTTGTGATAGCTACACCTTCTCCCAGGTCTTGAAACTCTGGAAGTTTTATGCTCTCCAACCGTCGCATGGGCAATCATTTAAAAAACAACAGGAGAAGCTTCGCAATAGTACTAAAAAAGCGAATGAGATCCAGAGAGACATAGTGGGAGACAAGCTGGTTTACACCGGTCTTCTATCGGCAGCTCCTCAGATGAATTTTGTTGCTATGAAGGACGTCGCCAATTCATACAAAACATTTTGGAGGACCGGGTCATCAAAATTGAACCAAGCAAGAACACGGGCGAATCGCAACCCCATGTTCGGGACTACCGACTCCCGCCACATTTTGCACTACGGAACGGATCCTGTCATTGGGTATCACCTTTCCACGGCATATGCTGAGCTATCAGAAGACTCTCCCTTGAAGACCGATGCGAGCAAAGCCAAGAAAATGGGTACCTGCTTTAGCATGGCCTTTGAGCAATTCCGCGCATTCACCAAGGCGCTCCGAAAGTCGGCATCATATTTAACTCTACGCTTCGTCATCACAGATGCCATGGCCCTCTGTCACACTTTTCAACATATGCAAATCCATGAAAGCAGCAATTCTGCCGGGTGGTATCGAAGTTTTCGGACATGGCAGCCCCTGGTCCTTGATAACAGGGACTACTTCGCGGAGGGTACTAACACCGTTGCCCCTTTGTCATTTGACGTTATAGACACATCCAATCTGATGGACCACTTGGGCTGCTTGAACTTGCTTACTGCGGCCGGCGCTCTTTTGAAACAAATACCAACGTCTACCTTGTCAACTGAAGTATTGGTGCCGCGCGAAGTGAACATGGACGAATTTAAGAAAAATCTCTTGTTTGGAGATATCCCAACAGTTGCCCTATTGCTGTCCCTTAATCCAGTGGAGAATTGGACGGGAGCAACTTCTCGAGCTGGCTCTCCCACAAGGCAGTCACAGTTCATACTACACTGGAAAAGCACGGCAATTTACGACAAGGAAACCGCAAACCCGTCCCTCTCATTTGAATCTAAAGAGCTTGCCGGGTTTCTGTTTCAAGTCTACAAAAGAATGTTCAGTAATGAAAACCCGACAGGATGGCTCAGTGGTATTCAAGATAGATTGCAGAGACAGGCATACGCCCATTACACAAGGTCAAGTTTTGTCGCGATTCTTAGCCTTATACGTCGTCGAAACATggttgtgtgggatgatttCATGCGTGAGCTTTACAATCTGATTCTAAACGATCCGTCTATCAAATTTGGTGCAAGCTATGTAGCAGAGATGATTGCTTATTTGGATGTTTTGGGGTTGCGTCCTATGCCTGATACGGAGCTCCCTTCGCGATTGGCTGTCAATAGCCCTCAGTGTCCGCTACAGCATTGGGAACATGTGCCTTCATCACTGTGCGTCACAATGATTATTCCACGTGAGAAGTTGCGACTATTCGAGAGAGCATCAAGCAAGGGTGGACCGGTTGTACAGATGGTTTTACGAGACATGGAAATGGACGTTCAGAGTTTCTACCTGAACATTCAGGCTGGCTTTGGACATCTGAGAGTGCTTGGGGAAAGATATTCTGAGGATCTTGCATTGGAGATTGAGGAAGACAGGCGAAATTGGGATGGCACTGCCCCCATGATCGTATCTGCCGTGGTCCCGTCGTGGGTGGTTCTGCAGAAGGTTGACCTATCGACCGAGGTCATCTTCGCTCTTAATCAAAGCCTTTACTCGTTCGCCGCGTTTGGTAATAAGCTGGGCTTGGAACTCGCTATAAGCAAGTCAACTCTTGCCAGTGAAGATGTTTATATCACCAAGAACCGCCCGAATATGTCTACACATGTGTCTTTCTCGGGAATCAGTTCCAGTCCATCTGTAGAGGATGTTAAGCATTTCTCAACAACATCATCTGAGTCTGACAAGGAAGAAACGCAAACCCAGTTCCACGCACGACTGACCACCGACCAGTCAAAGCTGGAAAGTATAATGGCGCATATTGATATCCTTCCAGGACAGTTACAGAATGTGCTGCAATCAGGAGCTGGTGTAAAAGCTATACAATCCTCCTTATTTGAGGTTTCCATCTCATTCGACACGGGGACCCTAATCAAGAAAGTGCAATTTCCCACACCAATCTCTATGAATGGAAGCAAGACTCTGGTTGCACAAAAGCCATCATACGTTGAGTTTATCGCGCCCGTGCCGCCTCAGAAGGAGATTTCTGACCGTCCCGACAGTTTGTATCCCATGGTCCATGGGAGAACATTTGTCGAGCTTCGCACACCGCACTATGTGTCACTTGACAGGCTACCGATTCTCAGTCGCATGAATGCAGCTGGGATGTCATGGTTGCTTCCACATCTATCGAGTATGTTTTCCCTTAGTGGGCATGATACGCAAGAGACCCAAGTGAAATCTGGATCAAAAAGTGGAGATGTGCGCGTGAATTTCAAAGACTCGCTTTTAGCATTATTTTCATGCTCTACAGGTATGAATGGAGTCCGACGTCATGATGTTCTGGCATTGAATAGTCCAGAGGAGGGAGGAGTCCACATGCTCATTTTCGTGTCTTCTCTTCGCCTGGACATGTCCTGTCAGCATGTCGTCCTAGACGTTGCCGTCCTTCCGCTTTCATTGGATACCATTCCAAAAATGGTACCACTACTCAACACGGTTAAACAACGGGGCTTCTTATCCATTACAGTAGATAAAAGCGAACTCCTCCAATGGAAACATGCATTGCCGGCCATGGTCGAACGCTGTCGTGATTGGAACCATAAGCCGTCTTGCGAATACCTAACAAGCGGCAAAATCCCTGTCTCTGTTGAATTTGGACAACAGCCACTCTGTTCTTGTGGGAAAGGCAGGTTCCCTCGCAGCTACAAGACCGCTTTACCTGGTATCTGGAAAGAAATGTCAAAGCACGCCGTGAGAGCGGCCATTGCACCAGTTTTCCCATATCCTTCATTAAGCACTAATTCGAGCTCAACAAACCAGATGAATAGAGTGAGAGGCAAATTTCAGGGGTTGTTAATGGCGTTGCTCAAACGCTTGAGGCGTTGA